From the Juglans microcarpa x Juglans regia isolate MS1-56 chromosome 7D, Jm3101_v1.0, whole genome shotgun sequence genome, the window AAATCCATTTTTCACCCTTTCACCCTAAGAAAGGAGCGCTCGGAAatacaaaatcaattaaaaagcATTTTGGTTTCttcaccactctctctctctctctctctctctctctcgggggCTTCATTATCTCTCTCTGAGACTATCGGAAGAAAGCAGAACCAGGAGACGAGGATTGCCAGGGTTTTCGGAGATCTCGAgttttttttgggtgaaattgGAAGGGATCTTGATCTGTGAACAGGTGCGTTTTGAGGAAGGAGGAATAGGAGGTGGAGAGCATGGATTCGGTCCCTTCCAGCACACATGGGAACCTGGACGAGCAGATTTCGCAGCTCATGCAGTGCAAGCCCTTGTCCGAGCAGGAGGTGTTTTTCTGCATCTTGATCTTCCgctcttttatttcaaatttttagccTTTGTGCTTCTTTGGGTGGTTTTTATGGATCTATGGTTTCATTTATCGTGTAATACGACGGATCGGGTTTGATTTGTTGGGGGTTTTTTGCGAGCCGGATCGAAGAATTTccgtttttctttttgtgcGCGCGCGTGATCTGTAAGATTGGCTGTGTCAGGGGTTCTTGGGATACATTTGGTGGCAAGGTTCTCGATTTATTGGTAATTGAATCAGATCCGTTGTAGGGTGTGTGTCGAATAGGGCCTTGTTTATCTCGACTCCCATGCGTGTTTTTCAGTATACGTGGACTGGAGATGAAGTACATAGACTACCTGGTAGCACCAAAAcatctttcaataaaacatcctTCAGACTGTCTTGACACCCTAGTATGCTGTAGTTTAAAGATGATACTTTTATCCCTTCCTCATCTCTTCGGAACACTTCGTTCCATTTTAGATTTCGGCGCCTTAAGACTGTAAATGACACCAATTAACAGAGACAGGAGAACCCCCATTGCGAGAGAAAAATGGACCAACACTTCCCATCATAAACCCACTATTCCCGTTTCTTCGATGTGAAATGTGCAAATCTTGACAGCTAATTGCTACGATACAGTCCAATAGCATTTCACACTGAATGCTGGGTTGTTTTTGGTTATAGAGGACAGAAGTGGGAGTCATCACGGCAGACTTTATGTGGTTATGAGCTCCTTACTTTAAAAGCTACTAGTACTTGAGATTTTGCCTAGTTTGTTATCGATaaaactcttataaaaaaaagctaCTAATGGTGCTTACTGCCCGACTTTTCAATGGTTTCCTGCAGATAAGCTGTATTTACACATTTGATGGGAAAAGTTGCATGACATTAACAGTTATTATGATTGTAAAGCCTAGTCTTATGTTGTCTAAAGTTGggtttatattatcttttggATAGATTATTCCTTTTAATTGGATTTGGTTATGTTGAACATTGTAGAGTGTCAGGATTGAAAGCACTGCATTCCCCAAGATAATTGGCTATGGAATTTTATTATATTGGAAACTACTTGAAAATTGGTAATTTTGTGCAATTAACTTTCAGAATGTCAGCTTGAATGCTGCAAGTTGATTGTGAGTGAAGGACCAGTTTTTAGGCTTCAACGGGTGTTTCAGCTTTTGTTAGATGGAGTTTTGTTTGGTTATGTGTTTTTAGATGCTTAGCTTGCATTTTTAGTTCCAGCGACTCTGTATGATGTTTTTGACATTTGTCTATGTAGCCATGCTCATTTattctccttttgtttttcttgtgaccttattataatttattgtggTTTAGAATTTACTTTGAGCAATGTGTTTTTTCAATGATCTTAATTCACTTATCTATAATTTAGATCATTAATATATTCCTTATcaataatagttttttatttgattatttataatgGTTCTTCCATCAATAATGgttgttaatttgttatatCGGTGTAGGTAAGGGGGCTGTGCGATAAGGCTAAGGAGATATTAATGGAAGAAAGCAATGTCCAggtgtgtcttttttttttcccccccatTCTTGTGATGTTTCTATAAATGATGAGGATCTTTTCATATATTTGCTTGATCTTGCttcaaattatttgtattttttggattaTACACCCGTCTCAAGTAACAAAGATCTTGACATAGTAAATAATCTATTTGTAGCGTTATTAAAAGTGTAGATTATTCTCAGAGGTCATTATacatcttataataaaaaatttaattgatgaaTTGTATTGCATTttctgctcttttttttttataagttttttttttgataagtaaaaatattgtatatatcaaaaggagaaaccaagtacactgaatgtatacaagaaaacaccttgcccaaaatgGCCCAAACAACCCCTAGTGACccaaaaagccaaaaaaaaaaaaacccaaaatacactagaCCCAACTCCAACTTttgtttcccgtagaactaaaactctacccgaacatcaaccccaacaccttgattcctgtcttcacaatgccctccttttagacttccctctagttgagctaccacccttgacgtcgtagttgattgtcgAAAAAAGACGCTGTAACttcctgcttttcttgaaacttgatttggtttcaagcgcacGGCTTGCCTCGATCGCAataattagttctttaaattggtaTTCACATCCTCAATGTGAAATTTCCATGAAttgctgaatctcgttaactttaggtaGAATCCAATTCGCTATTGGTGGAAGAGAGACTAGGGGAACCGCAATATCCCCAGACACAGTATCCTATTGCACTCTTGACTCTAGACATTCCTTTACACAAGGTACCAACGCCAAACCCATTGGATCTCCAGTAGCttcattggttctctccaatggtatcGGGGtctccattggagattctggggtgacaGTAAATCCCTTCACCTCTGGGGTGATAGCggatcctacatctccttcaaaCCTCGGCAGTACACCCTTTTCCTTCAACTTTGAtgagggagccatagtttcttcggggaccaagggtgtaataccGATTATTGGTCTATCCCGTGTTACACGAGGCGAATGACATTCTATTACTCTCCTGGATTTGGTTATAGGGACAGGGCCGAATCCGATCtttcgttttcctttttttgagtttaaaggattcgggCTTATCTTGTTTCTTACCACCTTGTTGCCTCCAGTTGAAAGCCGATTTATTTTCATTGACAAGAAAGTTATCACTGCCTTCAACTTAgcaagttgggtttccatctcctttaaagaATTGTGCATCTCAACAAGCTGGTCCTAAGGTGTGGTTTGCAGACCCCCCACTCTCTGAACCCCCAAGCATGACCCGTCTTTAGAGCTACCGCATAAGATCTCCTTACCACCGAGGATGTACTTGGATTTTTATGCACCTCTAAGTTCTCCCTCTCTGCCACGCCACCTACATGTGTGCTATGCGACTCCCTGACAGAGTCATGTCCTACAGCACCTTGTCCTTCCAAGCCGTCACTCCCTCTCTTGCCAAAGGGAAAATGACGCGGCACCTCCCCCATCTTTCTCCAACCACTGCCCTCTCttcatgaataaaataaaattcctcttCCCACCACCACTATACTCCTCCACTGCCATGTAACGTCCTCGAGCAGCGATGCGCCGTGAAACTGTGTCGACCTTCCCAGACAatggagaaaaaatcttgtttcttatcTTTAGTGCACGCTTCCATGGCCTTGGCCGGCCATTGTACTGTTGTTGAACCCAAAACCAACTTATATATCACCCTTTGACTCCTTTCGGTAGTGCCCAACATGCTCCCCTCCTTCACCAGTgtaaaggatttagattctatgaCCAACTCCATAGAATAACCCATACTGACCCACTCCCCTTCTTCAACAACCATTCGTCATCTTAGAGAAACCAGATCAGAAATCCATTGGGCTAACTTTGATAGCTGCAAGCACTGCAGAGTTGTCTTGGGCTCCAGCTGCAATACTGAGATCATGCTCACAGGAGGCGCCAGAGTACTCGTCAGAGCCTTCTGAGTCGACGGCATGACCAACAGAACCTTCGGGAGGATTGTTGGAGTACTCTGAGAGACAATACAACGAGATCTAGGTCGCTAGAGGTTGGATCGACGCCGGATGGCCCCTCAATGAAGTCACTGAGGTCCGCGACTTTATCTATGATGACGGTGCGGTGTCTTTTGCCGGCAAGGGTGGGTGGCGGCAAATCTGGTTCCTTAGGGTTTTCACGATTCGTGGTGGTTTCTCTCTCCTCAGGACCGACACCGGACGGCCCTCAGTGAAGTCGCTAGGGCCTGTCAGCTTTGTCTATGACGTCGGTGAGAGGTCACTTGCTGGCAAGGGTGGCAGCGGTTTCCTTGGGGTTTTACGTATGGAGAGAGTTCAAAACAAACAACCGTGAAAACTTCCTAAATGTAATGAAATTCCTGAATAATGAAatcccatctttttttttctttgataagtaataagtagttgtattgataaagataggcatTGCCCAAATACACTGGAGGTATAcatatgagtgcacccatttAAGAACTAGTAACTGTTACAAGAAAGTtatggaagctgagaccatttaGCTCTAAAGCAATGgtccacataaataaagtcttccaaaaaaatctcctaaaatcCTTCGAGGAATGTTCACAATCTTGTCATTTCATCTCACCAAATAcaccagaaaatacaaataggaGCCATCTTTCACATTGCTGCAATCTGTGGTGTCCCTGTTATCCCTCTCCAGCTAGTTAGTAGTTCCACCACCCTTcccggcatcacccaagctagtcCCATACTGCTGAAGAAGTAATTCCATATGCCCCttgcaaaatcacaatgtaGTAGTAAATGGTTTACTGATTCCCCACTATTTCTGCTCTTTATGATTCTATTTACTCAACCAGTGATGAAAGAGAGATTCCTTAATGGAATCAGCATTAAGAAATATTTAAGCTGTTTCTTTAAAATGACCTTTAGCTTCTGTATTATTTTGGGTCTCCATTTCCTCTTATGTACCCACTTCGTTGGTTGAACCATGTGGATTCAGGCTCTTATCAGTGCTGAGCTATGATTGGAATGTAGAATTAATGTCTGTACTACGTTTAATGATCCAAGCTTCTAAGTTCTTAGTGGTTTTCTGCTGCTGTTctgcatgcatgatttgcttTTTCTTGCATCACCAGGTTTTAGCTTCATTTACCAGTCTGCAAGTtgtaattgtttattttttgacacTGCAGCCTGTTAAAAGTCCTGTTACAATTTGTGGTGATATTCATGGGCAGTTCCACGATCTTGCAGAGCTTTTTCGCATTGGAGGGAAGGTATTTTTCTGACTGGGGCTTAGGATTCTACTCAGGGGCGGACCCAGCTATAGGCTTTTGGGAGgagaatttcaaaaattgacttaaaaaaattatgttttaaggTTTTTATTAGGTTGATTGTATAAAATTATTCCccctcttttattatttatttatttatatttatatttttttaaatttaatttaattttttttataattttgccTTCCCAAATTAAAAAATCTGGTTCAGCCCCTATTCTACTCTTGTAATGTTTGCTAACTGAATGGTGATCAGTTACTGATTGAGACTTATGGGTGTTGTGATTTAACTGCCTTTAAAAATGAAACTCTCTAATTGTAGTTTCTCGGCTTAATGATGTGTTAATATTGATCATTATTGCACGTGTCTATGAGGCCTCTAGAGCTTTGGAGAAGTGAACCAAGAAGTTCAAATAGCACGTCTTGTGATGTGTCTCacttaatttttacttataaaattttgaatgcgATGTCATGACGTctggaagaaaatgagaaggaTCCTAAAATTAGAGGAACCTTAATAAAGCATGTGTATTATGTATATAAAATGGTCTATTGCTACATTCCTGTAACATTTGGTGCAGAGACTGCCcaataattttatgtaatttaacCCATGAAACTCCGCTGGGAGAATATTGTTCTAATGAAGTCATTTCTTAACCCTTCATCGGTTAGGTGTCTAACTATGCAACTATTTATGTCTCGAGCAAGTGGGATGGACTTGGTTTATCAAGAAATTTGCCATGTTTACTGGTCCCTAGTTGGCAAGTgcttaaatccaataaaactAGCACTTGAGGGTGTTCATGAGTTAGCTTATGAAGTTGTTACAAAGTTGAGAGTTTGGGAGTTTCCAACAATAAATTCACCAATAACTTTGCTTTAAGAATGATATTTCTCTCTTCAAATGATAGTTTTGTTTTGCTGGATTTTTTGGTCATCATCtttgttcaaaatttttctCCAGATAGATAGTGAGCCTCCAAACTTTTGTGGCCTAGCCTATAAGTGTAATGCCATTTATGTATGCTACTAGAGTCTTTGTGCCACATAGGGTATGCATCACAAATATTGTGCTATGAAggatatttttttcatcttctatATTCCCACGAGCCCATATTGCTAATCACTTTTCTGCATTACTGTGACTGCAAGACGTGAAATTTTTATCTGAATCCTCAGTTGgttaagtttttttattgtcttaatatatttacttttcCCTGGTAGAACATGTCATCTATTTAAGCGTCTTGCATTGACTTCTGTTTCTTGTCACCTCATTTGTCTTTGCTTGGATTATATTGATCAGTTGACATTCAAAACTTTAATATTCATCTCTGGCTGCATTTCTTTGTTGGTAGTGTCCAGATACAAATTACTTGTTTATGGGAGATTATGTCGATCGTGGCTACTATTCGGTTGAAACTGTCACTGTAAGTATAAGTTTATTCCTTTTGCTTTTTGGTTTTGTAAATACTATTTGAAAGATCTctgttatttatgattttttttaaaaagtagcgCAATTTCATCAAAAGCGCAAAGGTCAGCCCAAGTACAAAGgaaatatataaaaggaaaCACCCAACTATAAATAagtagaaaaagagaaaaatctttaaaaaatctagaaaatttgagaattgaGGGCTATGGTGAGCAGCCATCCAATAATTGCTTTCAACTCTGTCATGTCCTCCCTTTATCTTCACAAGTTTGAGCATTGCATCGTTGTCAAATACTCCTAACTTATGACCCTCCATAAGGTTTCCTACAACATGCCATCAACTCTGCCACGTGCTGGGGTATATCCCACTCAAGCACAAAAGTGCTGAATATTGCTGTCCATGAAGTCCCTAGCCAACTCACAGTGTAGCAGAATGTGATCAATGCTTTCCCCATTCTACTTGTACATAGAACACCAATCCATGTAATCATTATGACATTATGACCTCCATCTTTCAAACTGTGAAGTTGCTGTGACCTTCATAAGCATTCCTCCAACATGCCATCAACTCCACCACTTGCCGGGGCATGACCCACTCAAGCCAAAAGTGCTGAATATTGTTGTCCATAAGCTCCTACCCAACTCACAATGTAGCAGAATGTAATCAATGCTTTTCCCATTTTGCTTGCGCATAGAACACCAACCCATGATTGCAATATGCCTGTTTCTCCAATTATTCGTTGTTAAGGCCTTTAAAGGCTGCcatccaaacaaaaatgataCCTGTGAAGGTGCCTTGCTTCTCCAAATACACTTATGAGGAAATGaagagcctttttttttttttttggggggggggggggggggtggtagGTGGGAAGAGTCATTGAAAAAGGATTTAACCTCAAAGATTACTCGTTTAGACAGAATCCaacatattttatcatcaccATATCTTCTCCACCTATAGAAAAACAACTCGTTGAAGAACGAAGAGAACATCTCTGTCTCCCAATCCTGTCTTGTCAGAAATCTGTGAGTGATCTGCAACCAGAGCTTCCTTGTATTGGGATAAGTGAAACTCTGGGAAGGAAGTCTTCAAAGGCTGATCTCCGCACAACACGTTAATCCACATGTTGATTTTAGATCCTTTATGCACCTTATAGCCAATAAAACAGGAGAAGTCCCCCCACCGTCTTTTAATATGTTTCCACACCCCACTCCCAAAATGGCCATTGACCTCATTGGAACACCATCATCCCCCCACATGCTACCATATTTGGCTTCCACCTCCAATTGCTGTGAAGCTTCCCTATCTAATATCTTTTCAACAACGAAGTCTTTCTCTATTCCGAGGACAAGAAACTTTCAGTCAATcgaaaatattttatccaacAAGCAGAACCTTAAACGCTCTCAAAATGAGACATTCAAAATTGTCTACTATAATTGAGTTGGACAAATAATGGttgtaattttattcatttgcaAGGCTCTGGTTGTTATGTATTGTCCATTTTCTTGAATATGCTGCTGCATGGAGAATGAGGGGTTGCATATGTCATAAGGTTGCTGTATCTCTTACATTGTGATGTGTTGCCTGTAAGGTTACATTGTTTTGGTTGTCAAATTATTATAAGTTCAAATGTGCTTTTGTTGAATGTACCATATAGTTCTGTTCAGTACAATGGGGGTCTTGTTTAATAACCATTCAATATGTCTGAATCCGGTATCGTTTGATAATTCAGGTCTATTGGTAATATAGAATGTTCTTAATGCTCTTCGTTTATGTTGTCAATGCGTTTCTTTAGCTTGGTGACTTTTTTGAGGTGCAACTATTGTTGTGGTACTGATTAACTCTTTTCTTCAGCTTCTGGTGGCATTGAAAGTGCGTTATCCTCAACGGATTACTATTCTGAGAGGAAATCATGAAAGCCGTCAGgtataatttcaatttatgttCTCATTATTTACCGTTTGTTCTTGTGTAAAGAcattgtaatgttttttttttcctattctgataataaaattattgcaAATGCCATTTATTAGTAGGAGCTGGTCATAAAGCTGTTGTTTTATTATAATTAGGAGGTTCATTTTGGGGTTCTGTACGTTTTTTCGTCTGGGATGCAAGGTGTAAATTGTAATGCAATGTTTGGTTAACTCTTCTACAATGCTACTTTTTCATGGTTTTCGATTTATTATTTGGTTGCATTGAGTGGTTTATGCTTATTATGGCCTTATTTTCTCATTGCAGATTACTCAAGTTTATGGGTTCTATGATGAATGCCTTCGAAAGTGAGTTTATTAGCATCTTTGGTTTGCTTGGGATTCATTTCAAACTACTATTTTAATGCATGATATATCTTTACTTGTGACTTTATTTCAAGGCTCTATGGCATTTTCCCCTTTTTATTGTTtggtctatttttattttatgcctACACTTTTTAATCCTCCCACATTTTCccattattatattaattctttaaattattatctTTCCCTCTTCGTGATACTTCAACTTTTCTAATCAAGGGAAAACAATatctattttctctcttccaCTTTTCCATCCCTGGTACCAAACACAAGATGGGAAACCAATCTCTTCTCGTCTCCTTGTTTGCTATCCTCccattctcttccttcttccctTTTGTCCTACCAAATGGAGCCTCAGGAacttttaatgatttttctgtaatttaatttgtattcaCATACACCTAATCATGTTGAGGTAACTGTGCCGGGTTGGCGAGGGCTTTGTAGGTGGTAAATGATCCATGTTACAGAGACTGCTGAATagaagatgaataaaaaaagagaagtgcTAAGTCTACACAGAAATCTTACACAAGAAAGTTTACACACTGATGTGGTTTAACATGATATATCAGATCTACTTCACAATAAAAAGAACTTTACTATTTGATGGATCATATTAAGCCACGCTAGTGTATAGATTTCTTGTGCAAGATTTCTGTGTAGACCAAGCAGTTctcttaaaaaatgttataactactaaaataaattcaacaacTCAAACCCTGCTTATAGAGGGATAAAACAGTTTCATAAATGGAAAATGATGAAGACAAGCGTTTCTACAATTTTTtactatgttttaaatttatgacACATTTGTAAATAATGATACTCCTATTATTTTACGAGCACGGCTATACATCAGCCGTACTCTCCGCACACCctacatgtttatttatttatttatttttcctcccTCAACACGGTGTGCTGCGGCTACAGcggctgatgtaaataatttttcttattttacaagttatttttcaaaaatgcaCTTAATTTAACATACTTGTAAAGGGAGTTGTAAAAGGGTTGTGTGTGTATTAGTACTCAATTTTGGAAATCTGTTACCTTAAGATGGACTGCTAGTCCCTTCAATGTAAATCCTACTCCCGACCTACCTCCTTTGAgctctttaatttctttcaatAATATCTTATCCAGGAGTCTCTGAAGGTAAATTCtctttgatttattttcagGTATGGTAATGCCAATGTTTGGAAGATCTTTACAGATTTGTTTGACTATTTCCCGCTGACAGCATTggttagtatagttatatattgtTATTTCCTTGGTGCTTTAAATGCTTCTTGTAGGGTAATGCTATCCTGCATCTGTTTGATTCGAGTTTCTAGTGTGCACTGTTGTTGGCATTTTAGTAGACAAGGAAGAAGAACAATCTTGAGTTATAGTAAGGAACCATTTATATGTATCTGATCAAAATAGCTATGATGAAGCTTTGTTTAGCCAAAGTTAAAATCCACGATGAATAACTGAATTTCAGGACTCGTAAAATTTTATCTGTTaagaactttgaaaaagaaaaaagagaagctATTAGGTGCTTCTTGCAACCTCCTTATGATCATTAATGCAGTGTCATTAACATCATATCATGATATAACAGCTGTCAACTGGCCACCCCTTTGTCCAACTGGATATTTATGCACTTACCCTGCTGGAAATGCTGTGTTGAAGCATCAATAGAAGCTCTTCAATTGTAAAGAGCTTTGATCACATGATGGACATGCTTTGGAAGAATGTAGATTGCAAAAATTTGAACGTGTGGATTTCATTTTATGCTAGAGAGAACTTGGCTACTAACTTTTTCTGACCTGTTACTTCTTCATAACTtgaactatatattatttttcttttttctgcatCATAATTCTTCATCTTATTGAGCTGTAGTTACAGACCATCTTTCAGTTTTCAATTATCATTGCAAATGATTAATTTTAGATACATTATAGTTTGTTAACTGTTAGGTTTTGATAATGATACTGTGGCGAGATATTAACATTTCCTTCAATTTTCAAGGTTGAATCTGAAATATTTTGTCTGCATGGTGGATTGTCCCCTTCCATTGAAACCCTTGATAACATTCGTAACTTTGATCGTGTTCAAGAAGTTCCTCATGAGGGACCCATGTGCGATCTTTTATGGTCTGACCCAGATGATCGCTGTGGTTGGGGTATCTCACCTAGAGGTGCCGGATACACCTTTGGCCAGGTGGTTTATTTTCTGCTTTTTGTTTAATCCATGCTTCCAAGTTAATTCCAATCTTTATTGACCTGTTTGCTGGAATCTTTTTGCAGGACATATCTGAGCAGTTTAACCATACTAACAACCTTAAGCTGATTGCTAGAGCTCACC encodes:
- the LOC121239360 gene encoding serine/threonine-protein phosphatase PP2A catalytic subunit — its product is MDSVPSSTHGNLDEQISQLMQCKPLSEQEVRGLCDKAKEILMEESNVQPVKSPVTICGDIHGQFHDLAELFRIGGKCPDTNYLFMGDYVDRGYYSVETVTLLVALKVRYPQRITILRGNHESRQITQVYGFYDECLRKYGNANVWKIFTDLFDYFPLTALVESEIFCLHGGLSPSIETLDNIRNFDRVQEVPHEGPMCDLLWSDPDDRCGWGISPRGAGYTFGQDISEQFNHTNNLKLIARAHQLVMEGYNWGHEQKVVTIFSAPNYCYRCGNMASILEVDDCKGHTFIQFEPAPRRGEPDVTRRTPDYFL